A genome region from Erigeron canadensis isolate Cc75 chromosome 3, C_canadensis_v1, whole genome shotgun sequence includes the following:
- the LOC122590491 gene encoding zeatin O-xylosyltransferase-like: protein MVQNEEVCVVMVPFIAQGHLNQLLHLSRLISAYNIPVHFVCATSHARQAKVRVHGWDPLAVANIHFHDFLIPSFPNPPPNPKATIRFPNHLMPSFKAVMHLREPFQKLLTELSKTMKRVVIVHDYLMSSVVQDFDSVPNSEVYMFQGCSAFTAFWYHWEEKQALKLDEETESLWKNVPSLEDCFSDEFVEILDSEDSSFKKISSGTLYDTSRVFEEKYLELLKNEEVGSGTTKNWAIGPFNPVVIKCNKKDSSTTTEYMKLFNWLDKQEPNSVIYVSFGTTVSLSDEEAKAFAIGLEESGHKFIWVVREADKADIFDGSENRKVELPEGYEERVERKGVGMVVRGWAPQLEILGHLSTGGFMSHCGWNSCTEGISMGVPIATWPMHSDQPRNSMLITDVLGTGIHAREWRRRHEMVTASLVAEAVRRLMASQEGHQVRKTAAELGVAVRLSVEEGGVMRKELDAFVAEITK, encoded by the coding sequence ATGGTTCAAAATGAAGAAGTATGTGTGGTTATGGTGCCTTTTATAGCACAAGGCCATCTCAACCAGCTTCTCCATCTCTCCCGCCTTATCTCCGCCTACAACATCCCTGTCCACTTCGTTTGCGCCACGAGCCACGCCCGCCAAGCCAAGGTTCGTGTCCACGGTTGGGACCCACTCGCGGTCGCCAACATCCATTTCCACGATTTCCTCATACCATCTTTCCCTAACCCTCCACCAAACCCGAAGGCCACCATTCGGTTCCCTAACCATCTAATGCCATCGTTTAAAGCCGTCATGCACTTACGTGAGCCTTTCCAGAAGCTATTAACCGAGCTCTCAAAGACCATGAAACGAGTTGTTATCGTGCATGATTACTTGATGAGTTCGGTCGTTCAAGACTTTGATTCGGTCCCTAATTCTGAGGTTTATATGTTTCAAGGATGTTCGGCTTTTACGGCTTTTTGGTACCATTGGGAGGAAAAACAAGCTCTAAAACTTGATGAAGAAACCGAATCCTTGTGGAAGAATGTTCCTTCACTAGAAGACTGTTTCAGTGATGAGTTTGTCGAGATACTTGATTCAGAAGATTCGTCTTTTAAGAAGATTAGCTCGGGTACTCTTTATGACACGAGCAGAGTGTTTGAAGAAAAATATTTGGAGTTACTCAAAAACGAAGAGGTCGGGTCAGGTACGACTAAGAATTGGGCTATTGGTCCGTTTAATCCTGTCGTGATAAAGTGTAATAAAAAAGATTCTAGTACTACTACTGAATATATGAAGTTATTTAACTGGCTTGATAAACAAGAGCCGAATTCTGTTATTTATGTATCGTTTGGAACCACGGTTTCATTATCAGATGAAGAAGCAAAAGCGTTTGCTATTGGGTTGGAAGAGAGTGGTCATAAGTTCATATGGGTGGTGAGGGAAGCCGATAAAGCTGATATTTTTGACGGAAGTGAAAACCGGAAAGTTGAGTTGCCGGAAGGGTATGAAGAGAGGGTGGAAAGGAAGGGGGTTGGGATGGTGGTGAGGGGTTGGGCACCACAGCTTGAGATATTGGGCCACCTGTCAACAGGTGGGTTTATGAGTCATTGTGGGTGGAATTCATGTACAGAGGGAATCAGCATGGGGGTGCCAATAGCTACATGGCCCATGCATTCGGATCAACCAAGGAACTCTATGTTGATCACGGATGTGCTTGGAACTGGGATACATGCGAGGGAGTGGAGGCGGAGACATGAGATGGTGACAGCGTCATTGGTTGCAGAGGCGGTTAGACGATTGATGGCATCACAAGAGGGGCATCAGGTTAGAAAGACCGCAGCGGAGCTTGGTGTCGCAGTACGACTATCCGTGGAAGAAGGTGGTGTTATGCGGAAGGAATTGGATGCATTCGTAGcggaaatcacaaagtaa